The proteins below are encoded in one region of Reichenbachiella sp. 5M10:
- a CDS encoding TonB-dependent siderophore receptor yields MQQRRALLWLLIALPHTLWAQQDSLWLTPVDVTASRMETYSAADKTVTIDSTYLTLNDGNSIAMLLSKLGPLNIRSYGIGGLSTASLRGTGSNQTAILWEGINLQSQMNGSLDLNLVPTFMIDNISIQYGGSSTLNGSGAMGGSIQMNSQPSRYNTPFFLSLHEQLGSFGLQSHGLKIQTSTNKLSYSIRGYYKQADNDFDFYNRFTQVDEIQRNAQVKQYGLLSSLSYRITPKGELTIKYWHQDNDTHIPKTAGAGTPSNAVQFDSFHRGVLRYQQTLHPTLRLYYQLGILDHALIYDDKINTLSHSSSFSTINEARLDYNPTPYIALELGINHTFENGHSDSYGQLENRHRTALFLSTHLSLLSKLELNLSARQSIIDGKTVPFLPSIGLSYPVSSWLDLKSKVAKSYRIPTFNDLYWSGSGAIGNPDLAPEEGMSYEIGYLLHSNSTPNQIRYEGTVFYNHIQDWIQWKEVSSVWTPINLQEIWTYGIEQSISGSYRFSSTSHLSTGANYQLTIATPNSPNQLWTKPQLSYTPMHQGNLYLTYHWQAFHAGTNLAYTGKQYTDEGNIEIRALDPYLLIDLNAGYQFRLQQHTIALTAQVKNLFNTSYEVRRAYPMPGINYQFNLVYKFN; encoded by the coding sequence ATGCAGCAGAGACGCGCACTTTTATGGCTCTTGATAGCACTGCCCCATACGCTATGGGCTCAGCAGGACTCGCTATGGCTCACTCCTGTAGATGTGACTGCCTCTCGTATGGAAACCTACTCTGCTGCGGACAAGACCGTGACCATCGACAGCACATACCTGACCCTCAATGACGGCAACTCTATCGCTATGCTCCTTTCCAAACTCGGACCACTCAATATACGATCTTATGGAATCGGTGGGTTGTCCACTGCCTCTTTGCGCGGCACAGGCAGCAATCAAACCGCCATACTTTGGGAAGGTATCAACCTACAGAGTCAAATGAACGGAAGTCTCGACCTCAATCTCGTACCAACCTTCATGATCGACAATATCTCTATTCAATACGGGGGAAGCTCCACTCTCAATGGCTCAGGAGCCATGGGAGGGTCTATCCAGATGAACAGCCAACCGTCTCGCTACAACACCCCCTTTTTCTTGTCCTTGCACGAGCAATTGGGCAGTTTTGGTTTGCAAAGTCACGGACTCAAAATCCAAACCTCTACTAACAAACTGAGCTACAGTATACGAGGATACTACAAACAGGCTGACAATGATTTTGACTTTTACAACCGCTTCACGCAAGTAGACGAAATCCAGCGCAACGCTCAGGTGAAGCAATACGGCCTACTCAGCTCCCTCTCTTACCGAATCACACCCAAGGGAGAACTGACCATCAAATATTGGCACCAAGACAATGACACCCATATCCCCAAAACTGCAGGTGCAGGTACCCCCTCCAATGCTGTCCAGTTTGACTCCTTCCACCGGGGAGTCCTCCGATACCAGCAAACGCTACATCCCACACTCAGGCTCTACTACCAGCTTGGGATACTGGATCATGCGCTGATTTACGACGACAAGATCAACACCTTGTCTCATAGCAGTTCGTTCTCCACTATCAACGAAGCACGACTAGACTACAACCCCACGCCCTATATCGCTTTGGAGCTAGGCATCAACCATACTTTCGAAAACGGACATTCGGACAGCTACGGCCAACTAGAAAACCGCCACCGTACGGCACTATTTCTCTCCACTCATCTTTCACTTTTATCCAAATTAGAACTCAATCTATCTGCTCGCCAAAGCATCATAGACGGGAAGACTGTACCCTTCTTGCCATCTATAGGACTATCCTATCCCGTTTCCTCATGGCTCGACCTCAAGTCCAAAGTCGCCAAGAGCTATCGTATCCCTACCTTCAACGACCTCTACTGGTCCGGATCAGGAGCCATCGGCAACCCCGATCTCGCCCCAGAAGAAGGCATGAGTTATGAAATCGGGTACCTTCTGCACAGCAATTCTACACCCAACCAAATACGCTATGAAGGGACTGTATTCTACAACCACATACAGGATTGGATCCAATGGAAGGAGGTTTCCAGTGTATGGACCCCTATCAATCTACAAGAAATCTGGACCTACGGCATAGAACAAAGTATCTCTGGAAGCTACCGCTTCTCCAGCACCTCACACCTATCTACTGGCGCCAACTATCAACTGACCATCGCTACCCCAAACAGTCCAAACCAGCTATGGACCAAGCCACAGCTCAGCTACACCCCCATGCATCAAGGCAACCTCTATCTCACCTACCACTGGCAGGCCTTTCATGCAGGCACCAATCTCGCCTATACAGGCAAACAGTACACAGATGAGGGCAACATTGAAATACGCGCACTGGACCCATACCTACTGATCGACCTCAACGCAGGCTATCAATTCCGTCTACAACAACACACCATTGCTCTCACAGCACAAGTCAAAAATTTATTCAACACCTCCTACGAGGTACGTCGGGCCTACCCTATGCCAGGCATCAATTATCAATTCAATCTAGTATATAAGTTCAATTAA